TAAATTGAATCATGCTGGAGAAATTGCTTAACAAAAAATGTTGAGTGCAGgataaatttattttcttattttgtataaaagaaaattaaacagtTAATGAACATTTGGGATCAACTTGGGTATAATCATGAAATTTATTGATACAATAATAAATAGAGAAAATTTGTTTGCATATTGTTATTGGCCTCTTTTTGCCTTAAAGAACATCATACAGCACTGGGTACCAAGTCAAATGTAACAGTCACCAAAATTGGACTAATGAGAGTAGCAGCTCTGAATTAAAGCCATGGGAACAAAGGACttgtgctgtttttttaaatcttaaccTGTTTATCACTGAGTTCAAGTATTTTATTGTAAACTAATATCTCTTTGTACTTTATTTTATCAAAAACTGACAATTTAAAAAAGACTGGCATTTAAATATTGCCTTCTCAATCTGAGAACAACTGAAACAGTTTACATTCAATTAAGTGATATTCAAAGTGTCGTCTTTTTGAGCAGTCCTCAGAATCGAGAGTGACTtgattccactccagttttgtgagttctgaggtggcttaatgaggccaatgtggaaactgcaggCTGGTATAGATGAAAATCAAGTTGTCTGAAGTTGTCAAGTTCAGTATTAAGTCCACTAGGCTGCCACATGCCCAAACAGAAGATgaggagtggaggacatgcccaggtcaacctgctgggcatgtcttcctgctctgcgttctgcaattcctacattcttttatctatgttcacactctaactgctcccattcactcattgaccagataactttgtttatagcttatccccgtggtcaccctggtttgaccctatcagagacattcccccctcccacccccccccccacagtctaACAagtttcttctgtctccttcccacttctgacgaggggtcttcaacctgaaatgttacctctgtttctcttcccacaggtgtagtctGACCCACTAAATGttccgagcattttctgtttttatttcagattttttaaaacagtCTAcagttttttatttaaaaattcattagTGTACtgtttagcataatgctattacagcgccagcgatccaggttcaattccagccactgtttgtaaggagtttctacgatCTCTATACACTaaacgcaaaagatacatttcactgtgtgtttcgatgtacatgtgactaataaagatatcttattccacTTGACGACCCATTCTGACAAGCTCCACCTGTCCCGTGTGTGGTAGAGTCTGCAGACACCAGCCAGGACTCAGCCACTCCCGAACTCACAAAAATGTAGTGGAGTTAAATCATCCCTGAActtgaaggaaataaaaacagacattgAAAATGCtaagcaggccaagcagcatctgtggagagagaaacagagttaatgtttcaggtcaacaacctccAATCAAAAGTGcttccctttccatagatgctgcctgacgtgctgagtattcccagaatttccagtttttatttcaaaattccagcatctccttcagtattttgtttctggATTCTGAAATATTGCAtgagaacataagacataggaacaatAGTAGGCCGttgaaaaagatcatggctgatcttctacctcagcatcattttcctgcctgattccTATATCGcatggagcagaaaacaaactgctggaggaactcagcagcatctgtggaggccaagggatgGTTGAGTCTtgccagtagtttgttttttttgctccagatcccagcatctgcagactcttgtttccctgattcctttaatgtccagaaatatattgatccctgttttgaatgcaattaatACCCGAGGATCTACGAGGTAGAGAATTAGAAAGGTTTGCTGGCCGCtagggaagaggtgcaggtgtcGGAACGATTGTATCAGAGGCGGAGCTCCACCCGGAGCTTCTGAGAGGCACGTACTGCAAGCGCCTGTCGCTTGCCCTTGAATCGCCGTCCCTGTCGGTAACCTGGTGACGGCGCGGAGATGGGGCTGTTGCCGGCCGAGGCGCAGGTTCTACCGCCGCCAGGGATCGTCAACAGGAACAGCGTATGGTTGGGCTTCATCGGCTGGACCGCTTCGCTGCTGCAGAACGGCCTCAACCGGCGGCCGGCCTTCGGATCCGGTGAGAAGAGCGCAGGGAAACCCGGCGGAGGCCTGAAGCTGCGGTCGTGGGGCTAGGCCGGGGGGTGGTCAACCCTGGGGTGCGGGACGGTTGACCCTGGGGTGGGGATGTCTGGTGGAGAAAGGTGGGGATTTCAATTCTGAAGATGGAGTCAAACCTGGGGataaagatgggggggggggggtcaatccTGGGGATGGGGTCAAGCCTGGGGTAGGGTTCAAACCTGTGGGTCAAGCCTAGGGAAGGGTCAAACCTGGGGTAGGGGTCAAGCCTGGGGAAGGGTCAAACCTGGGGCGTCAAGCCTGGGGTAGGGGTCAAACCTGGGGATAAGCTTGGGGGGCGATCTCAAGCCTGGGGATGGGGTCTAGACTCGGACCAGGTCAGGGTCTGAGGCCCTAAGGCTGCAGGATGGGGGACCGGGATTTGGGGCCTGAgtctttggggtgcaagtcaccTTCAAATACAAGAGCAAGTAAAcctgaagctggaggaactcagcaggtcagccagcatctgtggtgggaaatggactgTCCATTTACTGCATGCCTAGAGATTCATCAATTAATGTGTGTAAATGTGGACTTTGGTAAAAGTTTGTCATCGTAGGAAGCTAACCATCAAATGTTGGGTGTTCAGCTGAAAATGTACCAATCTGCTAAATTCTGTGACGACATTCTTTTGACTGACCTGAGTCTGTATTTAAAAAGATACAGCTGTACCTTTTGTAGGCATTGTTCACGATAAAAAtaatgagaccacacttggaatattgtgtacatttctggtagccaagctacaggaaggatgtcattaagctggaaagggtgcagaaaagattcacaaggatgttatcaagactggagagcttgagttataagtagagactggatatgatgggacttttttccttggagagtaggaggctaGTGGGTGACTTTTATAAAGGTGTGCATTTTTTCACACACATgacggtgggtatgtggaatgtgctgctggaggaTGTGGTAatggcgggtacaattacaacatttaaaagacattttgactggtacgtggataggaaagatttagagggatatgggcaagtgggactagtgcaggcagacaaattggttggtgtggacgaattgggccgaaggacctgttttccagCTGTCCGACAGTTTTGAAAGTCCTGAGGTGGAATACATTAAGAGAAGAAAGCCATGAATTAATCCTCAGTGGAAGGAGGAAGAACAATACAAGAATGGTCGGCAGAGAACTGAATGTAGTAAAATTGTTCCAATAAAATTCAAGAATGTCATGGGATTGGGTTTGGAGCAAAAAGTACTTTTAAGGTCATGATTACTCTCTGTGAGTGCAAGAGAGGTTAGAAAATCATTGATCCTATTAATAACCTAGGCAGTTGTGTGTCTGATACACCTTAATATTTCTCATGTTTGGAAATGATTGAATGTTCAGGATAGGCTACAAACAAAAGATTTACAAtaatattgattatttttttaccaTTGTGCACCTTGTGTTGACATTTGGTTGCATTCTGTTCTTAAATTAGTCAAACTTTTACATTTCTATTTAATTTCTGCTTTTGATTTTATCCTTTTGAAGGGTGTGTTAATACGCATTGGATTTGACCCTGTTTTATGAAAGATAATGCTCATGATTATTGTTGGAGTGAATTTTGTTATTTGGAGATCTGTAGTTAAATGAATAATCAGCTTGTTTATTTATAAAGCCTCAAGGTGACCTGTTTGGCTGCACAAAAAGGTGGACATATGTTCATGATACACTTTCGTATGAATTGGCGCATTAGGCAGACCTACAACAAACTATCATTTGTCTTTTTAGTCGGAGTGCCCTTGTTGGAATGAAGTTGTGTTGCCCACATTCCTGTGTTGGGTCACAATTTTTAATCTTATTtcaaacaaaaggaaaagaaaaatctttCTCTTTGCAGGTGTGCACCGACAGCTTCTCTTCGTAACTGTTGGGTGGTTTGTTGGATATCATATTAGCAAGCTAGAAAATTACAAGTCTGCCAAAAAGGATAAAGAAATGATGGACTATATTCAGCAGCATCCAGATGACTTTCCTGAAGGGGGTATGTGATTAGTTGAATAACCTTCTACCTTTTTGGAATTACTCTTCTGAACCCTCAGTGAAGCACTTAACACATCCCAGCAACTTCCCAAGCTGAGTTGCCCATTTTGTGTTGAGTTAGGTACTTGGTATTGAAACTGGTACCTTCCTTGTCTGAATGGCTCAGCAACTCACAAAGTAACTTCAGTGATGTTTCTTAAACTTTTATCTGAAATCACATTCTAGTCGAATTCTGGGTTAACTTCAAAAAAAGCTTGCAGtatcccatttaaaataaatataaaaacatgTGTTTAGAACCTCCTGAAAACTTGTTCCATGGTAATAAATCAACACTGTCGGCTTGCTGCTGCAGGAAGCCATAAACATTACCAGTATATCCAGGCAACGTCTGTTCCTGAAGTTGTAGTTTTGGTTCTACTTCTCTGCAGATCATTAGTTACTTGCAAAGAGCAGTTTTAGGCATAGGATTTAAAGGTTGGGGATTAAAAACAAGATTTGTTTTGTGATATTAAAAATAACATAGTTGTCATTCTATCAGGGGAGATGATTATTTCAAGTAACATTGAAGTGTCTCCcaggggctttactctttggagaggaggatgatgagaggagacatgatagaggtgtacaaaatatgaagaggaatagatagagtgaacagccagcgcctctttcccagggcaccaatgctcaatacaagagggcatggctttaaagtaatgggtgggaagttcaagggagatattagagggagtttttttttacccagagagtggttggggcatggaatgtgctgcctgaggcagtggtggaggcaggtacattggtcaaattcaagagattactagataaacatatggaggaatttaaaataaagggatgtgTGGGatgaagaggttagatagtcttaggtgaggtttaaaggtcggcacaatgttgtgggccgaagggcctgtattgtgctgtactgttctatgtataacTTGCAATCTGTTCAGATCTACAAGTGGCATGTCAAAGTGTAGGATGTAGGAATATGCAACAAATTATCTATTCTTCCCATGAAAACATTGAAATTCACATGCAAGTCATTGTGAGCATAACTTTCAATGTCTTTTGGGTATATCATGTTAATAAAACATGAACAAATGGTATTACTGCACAGTAGCACCACTTCAGATCCTGCTGGATCACAACTACTTCACAGTGACATGTGAGGATGAGTTTCCCAGCAATTCTTAGCTTTGGTTCAGGGCTGAAGAATTAGAGTATGTGCAAACTTAAAGAGATCATTACTAATAACACTTGTGCAATCCATTCCTGGCTGGCCTTTAAGCTCAGAGTTTTACAATGGGTTATGGCACTGTCTTTGACTCCTTTTCCTTGGTGCCAATTTATTTCAGCCTGAGTTCACCTCGCTTTGGTCTACTCCCACATAGACAAAATTACTTGTTAATTACTCATTAATTATTTGAGTTAAAGAATGACTGGAACATAGACAGTAACTGTTTGATGCTCTGTTGCATCTCCTTTTACACTGCAGAACAGTGAGGCATTGCTCTTGTGTGAATGAAGTCTTCACTGACTAAATCCCTCTGTCCACTtcatttaacaaaaaaacaagGTCAACATTACCCCAATTTTAGCAAATAGGCAGACATTTCCAGGAAAAATGCAAAAAGCAACAAGCTATGTAAGTCATTCCTATAGAACTCCACTCTTTGAAGAGTACATCCCAATACGTTAAAGTTTCTAATCGgtcac
The sequence above is drawn from the Pristis pectinata isolate sPriPec2 chromosome 11, sPriPec2.1.pri, whole genome shotgun sequence genome and encodes:
- the ndufc2 gene encoding NADH dehydrogenase [ubiquinone] 1 subunit C2, giving the protein MGLLPAEAQVLPPPGIVNRNSVWLGFIGWTASLLQNGLNRRPAFGSGVHRQLLFVTVGWFVGYHISKLENYKSAKKDKEMMDYIQQHPDDFPEGEKKTFAEILEDFHPIR